The Nicotiana sylvestris chromosome 6, ASM39365v2, whole genome shotgun sequence genomic sequence GTATAGGTCCTTTATATGAAGATCTAATCTATTATCTTAACAGAAGGACTTTGCAGTCCAATGCATATGGAATCACCATCACCTGAGTTATGCAAAGGGCAACAACAGGGCTTCTAATTCCTTGGTTCAAATACTGTCTCCGCAAAACATGAATACTAACCTTTTGTTGTTTACAAGTGAAGTTGGATGCACATAGACACATCAATAAGAAATCACCAGATATGAATGAATCTAAACATTAGTAATCTGATTACACTCAATGTGATTCAACATTAAATCACAATCGCAGATATTCCAACTTTGTCAATTATCCAGGTTCAACTCAAATAAGCCAACAAAATAAACTCGGGAGCAATGAAATAATCATCCTAGACCTTAGCTATGCGATCGATCTTCTAGTTAACAAAAGAAGCAAAGCACCAAATGCCATGTGTTTTAAAAAAAAGGGTTATGGACTGAAACATGCAAGAATACCTTTCATGGAGGAAATGATCTCAATATGCAAATCAGGGATGCCATTAATCAACAAACTCACTAGGTTGAAGTGTATGTTAGAGTCAGATTAACATTCAATAACTCTTAAGTGCGCGCAGACATGTGAATTATAGGGAAACTAACAAGGACGAGCAAAATTAACAGTAAGTTGCAACATCAGTGAGTGAAATGCAATATGACAGGCAGAATAACTTGACTCTAAGAATGATTCACTTATTTTCATATGCTAATTCACATAACAAAACCAGCAGCCCGAGTATTCAATGAAAGCGATCGAGACAAGCATGAACACATATTAAATTGCACCATTTCACAATCGATTGGACATCAATCATTCAGGTCACAAGGCAAATAATCCGAGCCAAAAGGCATTCCAGAACATTTAAGTATAACTCCCATACATGTTCGCGCAAATCATCCCTCAACCCATCCCTTTTCTAAGTCGACTCAAACACTGTCCAAATTTGACAAACCTACGGCTTTTATCATGTTTCAATGACCATTAACAAGAATAGGAAGGAGAGAGGTGAACCTGAAATTGCAAAATTCTTCAATTAAGTTCGTTTGAAATTGAATACAAGTGAACTCGGCACTGAAATTTGAAGTAATAGTAGCAGACAAACAGGAATCGAACCAGCGACACAGCAGCGGTAGGAACCACGAACAAATACCTCTCGAGCAGTTGACGGACCTCAGCTAAACTCCATTTCTTGTTAAACAAATCAGAAGCTGATATTTTGTTTTTGGTATTTTCTGTtttgaaaatcaaaagaaagacTAATAGAAAGCTCTAAGCTTTTTGTACGCCAATGAAGTGAAAATTGGAAAGAAGAACATGAAAATCAGAAAACCCTCGCCCTTCTTCTTTTCCTAATTTTCTCCGAAATAAAAACCTCCCCCATCTCTGTCCAGACCCAAATATATAGCTCCCTCTCGAAGCTTCTCCTTCTTCAACAAGAAATTCCCCCCAAAAACCCGAATTTGCCCTTCAATAAATTCCAAAAATTCCCTGCCCCCaaatgaaaatcccctcttgttcTTCTTTATGGATGGTTCTAAGACAAATGAAAAACTAGGATTTAAAGTCTTCAAATCCTACGTCTATCATTAATCCGAATTCTAACCAAGGGAAGCAAGAGCGCGTAGAAACGGGTAAAATGGAATATCTTCTTCTGACAGAGGTCGTTATGGTCTTGATGACGTGGAAGAGAGAAAGGAGAGGAAGGGGGGACCATGAGGGTTCGTTTATGGTGAGGTTTGGGTTGGGTTATGATAGCAGGAGGTGTGAGGGAGAAGAGGGTGTGGTTGGTTTAGTCTTTAGGTTTTGGGGTTGGAGTGATATAACTGAGTTTGTATTTGGGTGTGGGGAAATAAGGTGGACCGTTGGATTTGGTGAATGGATGGTCGAGATTTAATCAGGAAGATGGAGCGGGTTGGGTCATTTGGGTGGATCTCTGGCGGGTTAAGGGAAAGGGATGGGCTGCCCAGATTTGGGCCTCTTCTTACCCGAAATTGGGCCAAAATTTGGGACTATAACCTTTTAAATCTATCAATTTTAAAAACTCAACCTTttctttataaaaaaataataatttaaaattaattatgaTTAAAGTAAAATATATCATACTatgcactatatatatatatatatatatatatatatatatatatatatatatatatatatatatatatatatatcaattttattaaattattatattcaaaaaataaaagtaaaaatcatagtaaaaaaaatatattgctacaaaaatattagtaatctaaactaaatagaaataagataaaacatgaaactatttttgtatttttgattttttgtgctTTAAAAATAGAGTTAAAATTAGTAATAATGTAAAATCCTATATAAATAAACCCGAATAAATATCCTAAAAATACTAGAACTATTAGAGGTGATTCTAATGCGtgagtcaaaaattacatgtctacagctgcccctctttgacgggAAACACAAagtgttttcagacaaagaacaacaagacatgttttttgacccgaccttaTATAGAGAGacaaaaactaaagaaaagagaatgtgaccgagtcgtggtatctgagctgcctacatatccttggctataaaggaatcaagccacgtgtagttcggagtGAGAAGAGCGATGGAGTATACCGATGTGGAGAGCCGAGTGaagtgccgtcgaggttccggtccgcagttCCTGCCATTACATCGAATATAAATGGAAACAATTACAgtagaagtaaaagaaaaatacaagatcctatctacttcttgtcttgaatcttccttggatctctacttgatcttcaatatgaaactgaaaaatgaagcctgttcttcaggcgggctcccgaTGCTTCTTAAATTTGCGAATTGAAGtaactctgaaatgaattccctcgttctctaggtgggcgcctacgaccaacttgaaacttgaaatgaattccctcattctccaggtggatgcctgccAATGACGTGAACTTGAAAATAAATTGAGAAACgaattccctcgttctctaggtgggcgcctgactgctaaaacttgaattgtattcctttgttatccaagtgggagcctgattgataaaacttaaattgtattccctcgttatccaggtgggcgcctgccattacaacaaaacaaacaaaacaaaagaaattttctgtcccagtttggagtctgggcacatctgtgagtgttaatcgaatcatgttacctaaagagatctaagaatttaaaagctaaatcccattatccaggagggccttgaaaacttcaaattaaatatcatcttaagagtgataacTTTAAAGCTAAGTTATATTTCCTACAGATAGAACTTAcgttaaatcttgttatctataaAGGTTTTGAAACCTAACTAGATCCCACTATCCAGGAAAGTCCTGAAAGttttaaattaaatcacattatccaggagggtcctgagaacttttaaagttaaatcccattatccaggagggtcctgaaaattttaaattgactcccattatctaggaggatcctgagaacttttaaaaattaacccattatccaggagggttttgaaaattttaaaattaaattccattatccaggagggtcctgagaattttaaattaaatctcattatccaggagggtcctgaaaattgagaatgaacttacctgagccatgctctcgTCTTGGAGTATTCTTAACAGAATTTCTTGCCCCTGAACCATGCCTTCTTCGTGGGAGGGTCCTTGTGGATTAAAAAAttttcttgcccctgtttcagacaaataaaatcttgttagttGGAAAACGTGGTGGTTAATTTGTGGCATCATTGCTGAGCGTCTGCTTCTGCCACTGCCATGCTTCATTCTGATCAGCTGCTTCGAGCCAGCAAGGAATTTTTTGACCTTTTGATTGGAAATGGACCACAAAACCTCTAAATGATCTGAATCTCTTACactcacttgttgcattgagttttCATTCTGAAAGTTGTTGAGtccttgtattttctcaaaatttaagATTCAAATGATTGTCTGAACCTCAGTTAGCACCATACTGCTTATTCTAAATTAAGTCACTTGTGATGTGCCTGGCCGaactccgctttgtgcaatttagaagctggtagtaggctttggaaACCTTTCCTGCTTGTTCAACAAGGCTAACTCGAAAGAGACTCATAACGATAGACTCAAAGAGCAAAGTGAGATGATTTTTggcaaaaggaacaaaggaaaattttgaacacAGACGACTATGTGAAGAAGAATGGGAAAagaagacttatctgagtgaagcGGCTGGCtttaatgaccatgacatgcatttcggattgatCAGCCTAATTTTCCAACCAATCATAGTTCAGTTCATGTCATGTCTTCATACTTCACAAACTGGGTTTTTACTGATCCAATTTCTCTGTAGAGTCATGAGCCTCACTCGATTTGTAGTGcctcgaagggttttcaccaacaaacttCTCTtctttgttcatctctcaactcaccatcgccctacgatgcccgcgagggttttcaacaataagactctctcattttaaattttttcttagctcaccatcgccttacggtgcccgtgagggttttcaccaataagactctctcattttaaattttctctcagctcaccatcgtcttacggtgcccgtgagggttttcaccaataagactctctcattttaaattctCTCTTGTGCCCATGAACAAAGTGTTACCCATGATAtaaatcatacctctatctcgcttgacctgacatcctcaaagattgatcggaaggtctttctttcgACCGTAATGGaagcttttggacagggttagaaagaaatggtggcatgaaggctcaaaataatttgagaTGAAAAAgggtcaaaattacaacttttggaatcggatcttttcaaaaccaaaacttctgccccagtttctttgggtATAGGgaattttactttttattttgatgggaccgaaccgtaaagttgcctacgtatccttaaaaggaattaggtcgaacgtagttcaaaaggatgttgtttgtttttgttgcttttcttttcttttcttttttcttttttcttcttttttttctttttttctcttctttcttttttctctttttttttcttttttttcttgcttttctctttttttcttctttttttcattcattCATTCAGTTTTTTTATTCTCTAATtctgttactgattccaaaataggggtatgaaagaaaataaataaggctcaaaagggataacaaaggataaaagtgtttggatagcagaataaaatgccttcatcatttcaaccTTGAACATGCCAAGTAGAAAATGCGACTGAAAATAAGCAAAGGACTCATACATAGTAcctcttgaccgcatcagaattgatagacatatctacacatttgccttctatgtctattaaatacaaagcaccattgggcaacactcttgtcactatgaacgacccctgccagtttggggcaaacttgcctttagcttcagcctgatgaggaaggatgcgtttcaataccatCTGGCCCACTTCGAATTTCCGAGGATGCACCTTTTTGTTATATGCGCTtgtcattctcttctgatacaattaaccatgacatactgcaaccaattttttctcatcaatcaaactcaactgctctagccgggttttgacccactcatcatcattaaTTTCAGCTTCTGCaacgatccgaagggatggaatctcaacttctgtaGGAATAACTACCTCAGTTCCATATACtagcaaataaggagttgtacctactgaagtgcgaacaacAGTGCGATAACCTAGTAAAGCAAAAGGCATCTTTTCATGCCACTACCTACAACCTTGAACCATCTtatgaagtatcttctttatgttcttgttggcagcctcaacagctccatttgccttggggcgatacggAGTGGGGTTCCGAAGCATGATCTTGAACTGTTAGCATACCTCTTTCAtaaaatgactgttgagattagcagcattgtctatgatgatcaccttgggaattccgaaccgataaatgatatttgaatgaacaaaatctaccactgccttcttggtcacggacttgaaagttacagcttcgacccacttggtaaaataatcaatggccaccagaataaacctatgcccgtttgacgatgctggctcaattggtccaataacatccacgCCCCAAGTAACAAAGGGCCAAGGTACAGACATTGTGTGTAACTCAGAtgggggagaatgaatcaaatcaccgtgtacctggcattgatAACACTTGCgaacaaaattgatacaatcccgctccatggtgagccaataataatctactcgaagtatcttctttgccaagacatacccgttcatatgcagcccgcaaactccagaatgcacttcggccatgatagttgaagcttctttagcatctatgcacctcagcaGTCCTAAATCCGGAGTCCTCTTGTATAAgattcctccactcaagaaaaatccactagccagacgttgaatggttctcttttggtcaccTGAAGCATGTACTGGATATATCCCCGacttgatgtattccttgatatcatggaaccaaggttcgccattgatttcctcttccaccacattacaataagcatgttgatcataaACTTGGATATGCACGGGGTCGACAAAAACCttgtccggatgatgtaacattgacgccagagtagccaaggcatcagcaatctcattatgaatcctgGGAATATGTTTAAATTCAACCGACTtgaatcgttgacaaagatcatgcaggcACTGTcagtacggtatgagcttcaaatctcgagtctcccattctccttgaatctggtgaaccaacaaatctgaatctcccaaaacaagtatttcctggactcccatgtctatagctaacctcaaacccagaatgcatgcttcatactcagccatgttgttggtgcaataaaattgaagttgggctattacagggtagtgttgccctaTTTCAGAGAtaagtactgcccctattccgacacctttcatgttagcaactccatcaaagaagagtttccaacctggcttttcatCGTGGTCAACCTCGTCAACACACatgacctcttcatcaggaaaataagtcttcagtggctcatattcatcatccaccagattctcggccaaatggtcggccaaggcttgggctttcatcgcggtccaagtcacatagatgatgtcaaactctgtaagtaaaatctgccactttgccagTCTTCCCGTGGGtataggcttctaaaagatataatttagaggatccatgcgagaaatgaggtaagtagtgtaggacgacagataatgcttcaacttttgtgccacccaagtcagggtgcaacatgtcctctcaagcagagtgtacttaacctcatagggagtgaacttcttactgagataatagattgcttgctccttctttcccgtgatgtcatgttgacccaatacatagccaaaagaattatccaagattgtcaaatagagaattaaaggtcttctaggctctggtgggaccagtacaggtggatttgacaggtttctcttgatcttatcaaatgcttcttgacactcgtcagtccacttgactgcagcattcttcttcagcagcttaaagatgggctcacaggttgtcgtaagttgagcaataaacctgctgatgtaattaaccttccaagcaaactcatcacctctattttgttctttggcggtggtaactcttgaatggctttgatcttcgatggATCTAACTCAATGCCACATCTACTAACCACAAATCCTAGCAGCTTCCCCGACaggacaccaaatgcacattttgctggattgagcttgaggttgtacctgcggagtctttggaaaaaatTCCTCAAGTCCttaacatggtcagactgcttctttgactttatgatcacatcatctacataaacctcaatctccctgtgtatcatttCATGAAATATGGTGGCCATCGCCCTCATGTACgtttccccagcattcttcaaaccaaatggcattacccgataacaatatgttccccatggcgtgatgaacgttgtcttttctgcatcttcctcatccatcaagatctggtgatccggcgtaacaatccacaaaatacccaatctcatgcttggcataattatcgatcagaatgtgaatgttcggcaatggaaaatcattttttgggcttgctttgttaataTCATGGTAATCAACACAAACCCTAGttttaccatccttctttggtactggaacaacattggctaaccaagtgggatatcgagtgacccgaatgacctttgcagtaagctgctttgtgatttcttctttgatcttcacactcatatcagtcttgaacttttgcaacttttgcttgacaggagggaatgctggattagttggcaatttatgaactaccagatcagtgctcaggcctggcatatcgtcatatgaccatgcaaagtcatctttgtactcaaacaatatTTTGATTATTTCCTCCTTAACTTGTGGTTCTAAatgcacacttatcttggtttccctaacaTCATCCTGGTCCTCTAAATTGATTAATTCAGTTTCACTCAAATTAGTCttcggtttttcttcaaattgtttcaGCTCTTTACTTATTTCCTCAAATGCtacttcttcatcatattctatttcatcatcatattctacttCTTGGATTGTTATTTTTTACTTATTTCCTCAAATGCtacttcttcatcatattctatttcatcatcatattccacttcttggattgttatttcagaattagattggcttttaagactcggATGAAAATTCTTCATGCATATCATGTCACTACAACCAGCaaaaaaagaactgtacaaaataaaacactattaagaataacgaaaaacaggaaattgcatttcattgaaaataaaaggatagaagggtttgaacatcaaaacaagcaaaaactaaaaatctgtattacaaccctagaataacctagataacagaaaagaaaacaaagcaaactaccaaaactccttcctggtggggagaggagtaacTTCCCAATTGCCAAGCTTCACGTTTGGTTCAATGAGCTGCACATCTGATATACTAGAGCCttcaccaacttctaccatattgacctcTTCGAACAAACTTTGGAACCTCTTGATCAGCTCTTCATCAACATCGACCACAGGTTTTAGGATTGAGGAGGTTGGAGGTTTTTCGGCCCttggcttgacaaaagacttagagATGTGTGGGACGGGCTTGGGGAGCGACCATACCTTTTGTTTcacatttttaacccttttcacgTCCTTCTCTGTGGGTGTGAATCCCAAACAAAACGTACCAGGATTCCCACTAGGGCGCACTGGATGCATAATACCCTGCAAAGATGAGCTCAGACCGTTGCCCGAcataaaaccattcttcaacatttcatccGTAACCATGACGGACGCGGAGGATAGCTTAGGACCCcgaatgcattttccttcgagaATTTTCTCAACAGACACTGTTTCGAAAGTTTGATAGACCCAAGGTCCCTTATCATATTCAGCTTCAATAAACGGAACAATTGTGTCATTACAAGCTAACAAGTCCTCATCACCGTGCATAACTATTTCCTACctgtcccattcgaacttcaccatttggtgtaGAGAAGACGGGACTGCCTTAGCAGCATGTATCCAGGGCctgcccaacaacagattgtaggagatagccacatctaacacttggaattccatggtaaactcaaCTAGCCCTATCGACAATTTGAGCATTATATCTCCAATAGAATCTTTACCTCCCCCATCAAAGCCTCGAACACACACACTGTTCAAGTGGATTCTTTTGGTGCCAATCTTTAGTTTTTGCAGAGTAGACAGGGGACAAATATTCGTACTAGAGCCattatcaaccaaaacccttgagACAACAGAATCTTCGCACTTCACCGTGAGATAAAGAGCtcggttgtgttctgtaccctctataGGAAGTTCATCATCTGAGAAAGTGATCCTGTTTACTTCGAAGATCTTGCTAGAtatcttttccaagtgattcactgTGATCTTATCAAGGATATGTCcctcattcaaaatcttcatcaagACCCTGCGATGTTTATCTGAATGTATcagcaaagaaaaagagaaatttgagctggtgttttccttaatTGCTCTACAATGGAATAATCCTACACTTTCATCTTTTTAGGAACTTCTCAGCCTCTTCCTCGGTGACCGATTTCTTTACTAGCATTTGGCTATCTTTGAATGGCTTGgctttccttaattcttctaGGGTGAAGCATCTCCCAAAATGAGTCAATCCTCCAGTTTCATTAACTTCTtcctctatttcttttcctttgtatgtcactatcACTTGTTTGTAATTCTACTGAATAGCCTTGGCATCAACCACTGGCAGCTGGGTTATTGGTTTAATGAGTATACGGGTAATAGGATCCCCCTTCACAACTATGATAGGCTTACTTGGAATCCCTAACACTACTACTTTTGAGCTTTTCGGACTTGCCCCAATATCTTTCGAAGGCCCTTTCACGACCAACACTGGTGGCTTCAAATTGAGCAATCTTGACTTTTTTGTCGCCCCTTCAACTGTCAAGGGCTTTGCTTTGGTAAAGTCTGGAGCTTTAACCAAATTACTTTCACTGGACCAAATCATCATGATGGACTTAGAAGAGTTCTTGGGCTCCCTATCTTTgtgaactatttcaatcatataCGTCTCTGCATGGGCTGgcaaagggttttggttgatgttcgATGTGTCTGGACTTTGGACTACAATTTGgtttgtatcaatgagctcctggatttCCCTTTtaaaatgccagcatttctctatGTCATGACCTGGAGCATCAGAACAATAGGTGCATCTTAGGGAATAATCGAGGTTCTTTAGAGGGggatttggtatctttgactcaATCGGCCTCAAGACGTCTAACTGCCTTAACCTTTGAAATAGACTAGCATAGGACTCTCCAAGCGGGGTA encodes the following:
- the LOC138870978 gene encoding uncharacterized protein, with translation MHGDEDLLACNDTIVPFIEAEYDKGPWVYQTFETVSVEKILEGKCIRGPKLSSASVMVTDEMLKNGFMSGNGLSSSLQGIMHPVRPSGNPGTFCLGFTPTEKDVKRVKNVKQKVWSLPKPVPHISKSFVKPRAEKPPTSSILKPVVDVDEELIKRFQSLFEEVNMVEVGEGSSISDVQLIEPNVKLGNWEVTPLPTRKEFCSFFAGCSDMICMKNFHPSLKSQSNSEITIQEVEYDDEIEYDEEVAFEEIKYDEEVAFEEISKELKQFEEKPKTNLSETELINLEDQDDVRETKISVHLEPQVKEEIIKILFEYKDDFAWSYDDMPGLSTDLNAGETYMRAMATIFHEMIHREIEVYVDDVIIKSKKQSDHVKDLRNFFQRLRRYNLKLNPAKCAFGVLSGKLLGFVVSRCGIELDPSKIKAIQELPPPKNKIEVMSLLGRIHNEIADALATLASMLHHPDKVFVDPVHIQVYDQHAYCNVVEEEINGEPWFHDIKEYIKSGIYPVHASGDQKRTIQRLASGFFLSGGILYKRTPDLGLLRCIDAKEASTIMAEVHSGFKIMLRNPTPYRPKANGAVEAANKNIKKILHKMVQGYRTVVRTSVGTTPYLLVYGTEVVIPTEVEIPSLRIVAEAEINDDEWVKTRLEQLSLIDEKKLVANENSMQQVSVRDSDHLEVLWSISNQKVKKFLAGSKQLIRMKHGSGRSRRSAMMPQINHHVFQLTRFYLSETGARKFFNPQGPSHEEGMVQGQEILLRILQDESMAQELRTGTSTALHSALHIEPSIKKNKRGFSFGGREFLEFIEGQIRVFGGNFLLKKEKLREGAIYLGLDRDGGENTKNKISASDLFNKKWSLAEVRQLLERYLFVVPTAAVSLVRFLFTSLLPILVNGH